In Truepera sp., the sequence GGGCCTCTTCGCCAAGCTGCAGCTCGTTCACAAAGACACGGGGCTGATCAAGGAGGACGAGGTCTTCCTGGGCGACCTACCGCTCATGACCGACGACGGCTCCTTCATCATCAACGGCGCCGACCGCGTGATCGTCTCGCAGATCCACCGCAGCCCTGGCGTCTACTTCACCGGCTCCCTGACGACCGCGAACGTGATGCGCTACACGGCGAGCATCATCCCCATGCCGAAGCGCGGCCCCTGGATCGAGGTGGAGTTCGACAACTCCGGGGTGTTGTGGATGAAGGTGAACAAGCGCAAGTTCCCGTTCACCCTCCTCCTGCGCGTCCTCGGCTACGGCGACGTCAGCATCCGCGAACTCTTCGCGGGCCACGAAAGCGTGATAGACGCAACCCTCGAGTCGGAGGGCGCTGCGGACATCGGCTCGGACGAGGCGCTGCTGCGCCTGTTCACGCTGCTGCGCCCGGGCGATCCTCCGAAGGTCGAGAAGGCGACGCAGTACCTGGTCGGCCTGCTGGCCGACGCGCGGCGCTACGACCTCGGCGACGCGGGCCGCTTCAAGATGAACACCAAGCTCTCCCTCGACTTCGAGTCCAACACCCTGTTGGGCTTCGAGGATGGGCGTTTCGTCGACTTCGGTCTCGTTCCCACCCTGCAGTACCTCGTGAGGCTTCAGTCCGGCGACGAGGGTTACGAGGGCGACGACATCGACCACCTGGGGAACCGCCGCATCCGGACCGTCGGGGAACTCGTTGCCGACCAGATCCGCGTCGGCCTTGGCCGCATGGCGCGGGGCGTGCGCGAGCGCATGCTCCTGGGCAACCCCGACGCTGCCACGCCGCAGAAACTGGTCAACAGCCGCCCGATCGTGGCGGCGCTTCGCGAGTTCTTCGGCCGCAGCCAGCTCAGTCAGTTCAAGGATCAGGTGAACCCGCTCTCCGAGTTGCGCCACAAGCGCCGCATCTCGGCCCTCGGGCCGGGCGGCCTCACGCGCGAACGGGCCGGCTTCGACGTCCGCGACGTTCACCGCACGCACTACGGTCGCATCTGCCCGATCGAGACGCCGGAAGGCGCCAACATCGGCCTCATCACCTCACTCGCGAGCTTCGCCCAGGTGAACAAGCTCGGCTTCATCGAGGCGCCTTACCGGCGTGTCGTGAAAGGACGTGTTACCGACGAGGTCGTGTACATCGATGCGCACGACGAGGACAAGGTCCTCATCGCGCAGGCGAACACGCCGCTGAACGACGACGGCACGTTCGCCACCGAGACGATAGTGGCCCGCAAGCTGGGCGACGCCGTGTTCCTCAGCGCCGATCAGGTCGACTTCATGGACGTGTCGCCGAAGCAGATAATTTCGGTCCCCACGTCGCTCATACCGTTCCTCGAGCACGACGACGCCAACCGCGCGCTCATGGGTTCGAACATGCAATCCCAGGCCGTTCCGCTCATAAGGGCGCAGGCGCCGTTCGTCGGCACGGGCGTGGAGGAGCGCGTCTCGCGTGACTCCGGGACCGTCGTCCTGGCCACCGAGGCCGGCACCGTCACGTACGTCGACGCGAACCGCATCGTCACCGAGAACGCGAAGGGCATCGAGCGCGAGTACCTGCTCACCCGCTTCCAGCGTTCCAACCAGAACACCAACCTGAACCAGCGGCCCGTCGTCGGCCTCGGCGACAAGGTGGTCGTCGACCAGGCGATCGCCGACGGTCCCGCCTCGGACGTGGGGCGCCTGGCGCTGGGCCAGAACGTGCTCGTCGCGCTCATGCCCTTCGACGGTTACAACTTCGAGGACGCCATCGTGTTGTCGGAGAACCTCGTTCGCAGCGACGCCTTCACGAGCGTCCACATCGAGAAGTTCGAGAAGGAAGCGCGCGACACCAAGCTCGGCCCCGAGAAGATCACCCGCGACATCCCGGGCCTGTCCGAAGCAGCGCTGCGCGACCTCGACGAGGACGGCGTCGTGCGCATCGGCGCAGAGGTGCGCCAGGGGGACATCCTCGTCGGCCACACCAGCTTCAAGGGCGAGAAGGACCCGACGCCCGAGGAACGCCTGCTGCGCTCGATCTTCGGCGAGAAGGCCAAGGAGGTCAAGGACACCTCGCTCAAGGTCCCGCCGGGCGACGGCGGCATCGTGCTGCGCACCGTCCGCTTCCGCAAGGGCGATCACGGGGTGGAACTCAAACCGGGCGTTCAGGAGATGGTGCGCGTCTACGTGGCGCAGAAGCGCCGCCTGATCGAGGGTGACAAGCTGGCGAACCGCCACGGGAACAAGGGCGTCGTCGCCAAGATATTCGCCCCCGAGGACATGCCGTTCCTCGCCGACGGCACCCCCGTCGACATGGTCTTCAACCCCCTCGGCGTCCCCTCGCGCATGAACCTTGGCCAGATCCTCGAGACCCACTTGGGGTTGGCGGCCCTGAAGCACGGCGTTTCGTACGTGACGCCCGTCTTCGACGGCGCGCGCGAGGAGGAGATCAAGGACCTCCTCGAGTCCGCCGCCAACAAGGAGACGGACGAGGACGTGGCCGCCGGCTTCGGCAACGACCAGCGCGAGCTGGAGGTATACCGGCGCGCGGGCAAGCTCGGCATCATCGACCGCGAGCTGACCGCCACCGAGGCGCACCACGCCCTCGCCCGCTCGGGCAAGTCGGTGCTCTTCGACGGCCGCACGGGGGAGGCCATCGACGCCCCCATCGTGGTCGGGATCATGTACATCATGAAGCTCTATCACATGGTCGAGGACAAGATGCACGCCCGCTCCACCGGCCCCTACTCCCTGATCACCCAGCAGCCGCTCGGAGGCAAGGCGCAGTTCGGCGGCCAGCGCTTGGGTGAGATGGAAGTCTGGGCCCTCAAGGCCCATGGAGCCGCCTTCACTCTGCAGGAGATGCTGACCATCAAGTCCGACGACATCGACGGCCGCAACGCCGCTTACGAGGCGATCGTCAAGGGGAACGACGTCCTCGAGCCGACCATCCCCGAGTCGTTCAAGGTGCTGGTGAAGGAACTCCACTCCCTCGGACTGGACGTGACGGTACTAGACGCCGACGACAGACCCGTGAGCATCTTCGACGAGACAGGACGGCACTGGTGAGCGACCAAATCAGACAACACAGCTTCCGCGACGGCCCGCGAGTGAAGGAACAGCCTCGCGAGTTCACGCAAGTCAAGATCCAGATCGCCTCGCCCAAGCGCATCCGCGACTGGAGTTACGGGGAGATCACCAAGCCCGAGACCATCAATTACCGCACGCTCAAGCCGGAGCGCGACGGCCTGTTCGACGAGCGCGTGTTCGGACCCGAGAAGGACTGGGAGTGCTCGTGCGGCAAGTACCGCGGCCAGCGCTTCGCGGGCAAGACGTGCGAGCGCTGCGGGGTGGAGGTAACTCGCGCCACCGTGCGCCGCTACCGCATGGGGCACATCGAGCTCGCGACCCCTTGCGCGCACATCTGGTACGTCAAGGACATCCCCAACAAGATCGGTGGACTGCTCAACTTGTCCACCGCCCAACTCGAGCAGGTCCTCTACTTCGCCAAGTACATCGTGACGGACCCTCAGGACGCGCGGCTCCCGGACGGCCGGCCGCTCAAGCGGGGCGACCTGCTGAGCGACGACGAGTACCGGCAGTTGCGTTACGGCCAGCAGGAGACCTACTCGGTCTCCGGCGGTGAGGACGCCGTCGTCGGTGACGGTGAGGCGGTCGAGCCCGGCCAGCAGCTCGCCAAGGGCGTGAAGGCCAAGATCGCGGGCATCGCGCAGTACCGCTTCCCCCGGCGGATAACGCTGGAATACCAGGAGTCGCGCGACGCGCGCATCGTCCTCGGCAAGAAGGAATGGATCGAGGAGGAGAGCTACGCGGGCGGGCAGCCGCTCGCCGAGCTCGCGGGCGACCTGGTGGTGACCGGCGAAGCGGAAGGCGTGGTCGAGCTCCTACCGATAGGTGAGAGCGGCGGCATCCTCGCCATCCACGACGTCGACACCGAAGAGGTGATCGCCTCGTACCTGCTCCCCACCGGCTGCGAGCCGCTCGTGGCCGGCGGCGAGTTCGTGGAGGCCGGCGCGGAGCTGGCCCGCGCCAAGGCCGGCACTACGCTCACGTTGCCGCAGGCGGCTTCCGCCTCCCTGCGCACGAGCAAGGCCAAGGGCACCAACGTCACCGTCACGCTCAAGGTCGAGTGGGACCGCACCGAGGCTCACGAGACGAACCCGACCATGCACGTCCTCGTCGGCGACGGCGCCACCGTCCGCCCGGGCGAGAAGGTAGTGGGCGCCATCGACGCCGCCCAGGAGATCACGGCGGCCGCGTCCGGCACCGTGCGGCTGTCCCACCCGGCAAGTATCGTCGTGTCGCGCGCCCGCGTGTACGCCTACGAGGACGAACCCATCGTGGTGAACGGCGACCGCGTCCGCCGCGGCGACGACCTCGCCGACGACGGCCGGATCAAGTCCGATATCGAGGGTCGCGTCGAGATCGACCTGGTGCGCCGCCAGGTGCGCGTCATCGAGAGCTACGACTTCGAGGCCAAGATGGGCGCCGAAGCGATCAGGGAGCTCCTCGAGGCCATCGACCTGAAGGCCCTCGAGAGCGAGCTCGAGGAGGAGATGACCTCCCAGAGCCGCCACAAGCGCGCCAAGGCACGCAAGCGCCTGGAGATCACCCGCGCGTTCCTCCAGTCGGGCACGAGCGACGGCGAGAACAAGCCGGCCTGGATGATCCTCGAAGCGGTGCCCATCATGCCGCCGAGCCTGCGGCCCATGGTGCAGGTCGAGGGTGGCCGCTTCGCGACCTCCGACCTCAACGACCTCTACCGCCGCCTGATCAACCGCAACAACCGCCTCAAGAAGCTCATGCAGCAGGGGGCGCCCGAGATGATCGTGCGCAACGAGAAGCGCATGCTGCAAGAGGCCGTCGACGCGCTCATCGACAACGGCCGGCGCGGCAGCGCGGTCGTGCACCCCGGCTCCGACCGCCCCCTCCGCTCCCTCACCGACCTGCTCGGCGGCAAGCAGGGCCGCTTCCGCCAGAACCTGCTCGGCAAGCGCGTCGACTACTCGGGCCGGTCGGTCATAGTCGTCGGCCCGCAGCTTGAGCTGCACCAGTGCGGCGTGCCCAAGCGCATGGCCCTCGAACTGTTCAAGCCGTTCCTCTTCAAGAAGCTCGAGGAGCGCGGCATCGTCTCGAACATCAAGAGCGCCCGCAAGATGCTCGAGCGCTACCGCGACGCGAGGGACGAGGTCTGGGACGCCCTCGAGGAGGTCATCCAGGACCGCGTGGTGCTGCTCAACCGCGCCCCGACGTTGCACCGCCTCGGCATCCAGGCCTTCGAGCCGGTGCTGGTCGAAGGCCAGGCCATCCAGCTCCACCCGCTCGTGTGCGAGGCGTTCAACGCCGACTTCGACGGCGACCAGATGGCGATCCACGTGCCGCTGTCCGTCTACGCCCAGTCCGAGGCGCGGCTGCAGATGCTCTCCAGCCACAACCTCCTGAGCCCCGCGCACGGCAACCCCAACGTCCAGGCCACCCGCGACATCATCCTTGGCCTCTACGTCCTCACTCAGCTCCACACGGGGCACCGCGGCATCGGCGCCGAGTTCGCCGACGAGGCCGCCGCCATCGCCGCCTTCGACAAGGGCGAGGTCGACCTGAACTCGCGCATCGAAGTGGCCGGCAAGAGCACGAGCATCGGTCGCATCGTCTACCGCTTCGGCAACGTCGACGAGGCGCTCCTGGCAGTCGACCAGCACCGCATCGACATGCAGGACGTGGTCACGACCCGCGTCGACGGCGAGGTGCTCGAGACGAGCCCCGGCCGGCTCCTGTTCGCCCGCATGGTCAAGGAGACCCTCGAGGCCGGCGGCGACGTGCCGCGTGACCTTCTGCGCTACGACACGGTCTACGAGCGCGGCGCCCTGCGCGACCTGGTCGTCGAGACCTACAAGCGGCTCGGCGTCGAGCGGACGGCGGCCCTGCTTGACGGCCTCAAGCAGTACGGGTTCGAGCTCTCGACCACCTCCGGCATCACCATCGGCATCGACGACGTCGCCATCCCACCCAAGAAGAAAGTGCTGCTCGCCGAGGCAGAGGAGAAGCTGGAGAAGATCAACTCCGCCTTCCAGCGCGGCTTCCTCACCGACTCCGAGCGTTACCAACAGGTCGTGCGCCTGTGGAACGACACGACCGAGAAGGTGAAGGACGCGGTGTTCGAGAACTTCCAGACGAACATGCCGTTCAACCCGCTCTTCGTAATGGCCCAGTCGGGCGCGCGTGGCAACCCCCAGCAGATCCGCCAGCTGGCCGGCATGCGGGGCCTGATGGCCAACCCGTCGGGCGAGACCATCGAACTGCCCATCCGCGCGAACTTCCGCGAGGGACTCGACGTCCTCGAGTACTTCATCTCGACGCACGGCGCCCGTAAGGGCGGTGCCGACACGGCGCTGCGAACGGCCGACTCCGGCTACCTGACCCGTAAGCTGGTCGACGTGGCCCACGAGGTCGTCGTCCGCGAGGACGACTGTGGCAGCGCCGACTTCGAGACCATCGGCCTCTACGAGGGCGAGCGGGCAAGGCCCAAGAGCCAGATCGACATGAGCCTCTACGGCCGCAGGTTGGCCCTCGACCTCGACGTTGGAGGGCGCACCCTGCAGGCCGGGGCGCTCCTATACAAGGAGGACGTGGACGCCATCGTCAAGGCCATGGCCGAGCGTCCTGAGTTGCGCAGCGTGGCCGTTCGGAGCCCGCTCACCTGCCAGACCCGCGCGGGCGTATGCCGCAAGTGCTACGGCCTCGACATGTCGATGATGCGCGAGGTCAGCCTTGGCGAGGCCGTCGGCGTCATAGCGGCCGAGTCGATCGGCGAGCCCGGCACTCAGCTCACCATGCG encodes:
- a CDS encoding DNA-directed RNA polymerase subunit beta encodes the protein MREIRNFGRIKEVIELPNLTNIQITSYDNLLQRGRASHERDNVGLQAAFREVFPIDETERGRQTDLVLDFLEYRLDEPEYDPEECREKDLTYQAGLFAKLQLVHKDTGLIKEDEVFLGDLPLMTDDGSFIINGADRVIVSQIHRSPGVYFTGSLTTANVMRYTASIIPMPKRGPWIEVEFDNSGVLWMKVNKRKFPFTLLLRVLGYGDVSIRELFAGHESVIDATLESEGAADIGSDEALLRLFTLLRPGDPPKVEKATQYLVGLLADARRYDLGDAGRFKMNTKLSLDFESNTLLGFEDGRFVDFGLVPTLQYLVRLQSGDEGYEGDDIDHLGNRRIRTVGELVADQIRVGLGRMARGVRERMLLGNPDAATPQKLVNSRPIVAALREFFGRSQLSQFKDQVNPLSELRHKRRISALGPGGLTRERAGFDVRDVHRTHYGRICPIETPEGANIGLITSLASFAQVNKLGFIEAPYRRVVKGRVTDEVVYIDAHDEDKVLIAQANTPLNDDGTFATETIVARKLGDAVFLSADQVDFMDVSPKQIISVPTSLIPFLEHDDANRALMGSNMQSQAVPLIRAQAPFVGTGVEERVSRDSGTVVLATEAGTVTYVDANRIVTENAKGIEREYLLTRFQRSNQNTNLNQRPVVGLGDKVVVDQAIADGPASDVGRLALGQNVLVALMPFDGYNFEDAIVLSENLVRSDAFTSVHIEKFEKEARDTKLGPEKITRDIPGLSEAALRDLDEDGVVRIGAEVRQGDILVGHTSFKGEKDPTPEERLLRSIFGEKAKEVKDTSLKVPPGDGGIVLRTVRFRKGDHGVELKPGVQEMVRVYVAQKRRLIEGDKLANRHGNKGVVAKIFAPEDMPFLADGTPVDMVFNPLGVPSRMNLGQILETHLGLAALKHGVSYVTPVFDGAREEEIKDLLESAANKETDEDVAAGFGNDQRELEVYRRAGKLGIIDRELTATEAHHALARSGKSVLFDGRTGEAIDAPIVVGIMYIMKLYHMVEDKMHARSTGPYSLITQQPLGGKAQFGGQRLGEMEVWALKAHGAAFTLQEMLTIKSDDIDGRNAAYEAIVKGNDVLEPTIPESFKVLVKELHSLGLDVTVLDADDRPVSIFDETGRHW
- a CDS encoding DNA-directed RNA polymerase subunit beta', translated to MKEQPREFTQVKIQIASPKRIRDWSYGEITKPETINYRTLKPERDGLFDERVFGPEKDWECSCGKYRGQRFAGKTCERCGVEVTRATVRRYRMGHIELATPCAHIWYVKDIPNKIGGLLNLSTAQLEQVLYFAKYIVTDPQDARLPDGRPLKRGDLLSDDEYRQLRYGQQETYSVSGGEDAVVGDGEAVEPGQQLAKGVKAKIAGIAQYRFPRRITLEYQESRDARIVLGKKEWIEEESYAGGQPLAELAGDLVVTGEAEGVVELLPIGESGGILAIHDVDTEEVIASYLLPTGCEPLVAGGEFVEAGAELARAKAGTTLTLPQAASASLRTSKAKGTNVTVTLKVEWDRTEAHETNPTMHVLVGDGATVRPGEKVVGAIDAAQEITAAASGTVRLSHPASIVVSRARVYAYEDEPIVVNGDRVRRGDDLADDGRIKSDIEGRVEIDLVRRQVRVIESYDFEAKMGAEAIRELLEAIDLKALESELEEEMTSQSRHKRAKARKRLEITRAFLQSGTSDGENKPAWMILEAVPIMPPSLRPMVQVEGGRFATSDLNDLYRRLINRNNRLKKLMQQGAPEMIVRNEKRMLQEAVDALIDNGRRGSAVVHPGSDRPLRSLTDLLGGKQGRFRQNLLGKRVDYSGRSVIVVGPQLELHQCGVPKRMALELFKPFLFKKLEERGIVSNIKSARKMLERYRDARDEVWDALEEVIQDRVVLLNRAPTLHRLGIQAFEPVLVEGQAIQLHPLVCEAFNADFDGDQMAIHVPLSVYAQSEARLQMLSSHNLLSPAHGNPNVQATRDIILGLYVLTQLHTGHRGIGAEFADEAAAIAAFDKGEVDLNSRIEVAGKSTSIGRIVYRFGNVDEALLAVDQHRIDMQDVVTTRVDGEVLETSPGRLLFARMVKETLEAGGDVPRDLLRYDTVYERGALRDLVVETYKRLGVERTAALLDGLKQYGFELSTTSGITIGIDDVAIPPKKKVLLAEAEEKLEKINSAFQRGFLTDSERYQQVVRLWNDTTEKVKDAVFENFQTNMPFNPLFVMAQSGARGNPQQIRQLAGMRGLMANPSGETIELPIRANFREGLDVLEYFISTHGARKGGADTALRTADSGYLTRKLVDVAHEVVVREDDCGSADFETIGLYEGERARPKSQIDMSLYGRRLALDLDVGGRTLQAGALLYKEDVDAIVKAMAERPELRSVAVRSPLTCQTRAGVCRKCYGLDMSMMREVSLGEAVGVIAAESIGEPGTQLTMRTFHTGGIATGADITQGLPRVIELVEARKPKVKAIIAELDGVVAIEDDEDKERLQITVTSEDGEFSRAYRVDRNLRVLVNTGDAVVAGQPLTRGSVNPHDLLESRGPGAVQQYLVDEIQKVYRGQGVSVHDKHIEVIVRQMLKYVEIDDAGDSKFLEGQTVEHFDVQEVNESLLAEGKTPASWKPLLLGITKASLSTKSWLSAASFQHTTHVLTEAALAGKVDDLVGMKENVILGRLVPAGTGLAAIRGTRVADERSLEKLASAPRPVEHAAQVVRPAAGEGAPQPDAAN